The Symphalangus syndactylus isolate Jambi chromosome 23, NHGRI_mSymSyn1-v2.1_pri, whole genome shotgun sequence genome has a window encoding:
- the KCNK16 gene encoding potassium channel subfamily K member 16 isoform X2 produces MPSAGLCSCWGGRVLPLLLAYVCYLLLGATIFQLLERQAEAQSRDQFQLEKLRFLEDYTCLDQWAMEQFVQVIMEAWVKGVNPKGNSTNPSNWDFGSSFFFAGTVITTIGYGNLAPSTEAGQVFCVFYALLGIPLNVIFLNHLGTGLRAHLATIERWEDQPRRSQVLQVLGLALFLTLGTLVILIFPPMVFSHVEGWSFSEGFYFAFITLSTTGFRDYVVGTDPSKHYISVYRSLAAIWILLGVAWLALILPLGPLLLHRCCQLWLFSLRQGCGAKEAPGRRPRGGSTAARGVQVTPQDFPISKKGLGS; encoded by the exons ATGCCCAGTGCTGGGCTCTGCAGCTGCTGGGGTGGCCGGGTGCTGCCCCTGCTGCTGGCCTATGTCTGCTACCTGCTGCTCGGTGCCACTATCTTCCAGCTGCTAGAGAGGCAGGCGGAGGCTCAGTCCAGGGACCAGTTTCAGTTGGAGAAGCTGCGCTTCCTGGAGGACTACACCTGCCTGGACCAGTGGGCCATGGAGCAGTTTGTGCAG GTCATCATGGAAGCCTGGGTGAAAGGTGTGAACCCCAAAGGCAACTCCACCAACCCCAGCAACTGGGACTTTGGCAGCAGTTTCTTCTTTGCAGGCACAGTCATCACCACCATAG GATATGGGAACCTGGCACCCAGCACAGAGGCAGGTCAGGTCTTCTGTGTCTTCTACGCCCTGTTGGGCATCCCGCTTAACGTGATCTTCCTCAACCACCTGGGCACGGGGCTGCGTGCCCACCTGGCCACCATTGAGAGATGGGAGGACCAGCCCAGGCGCTCCCAG gtCCTGCAAGTCCTGGGCCTGGCTCTGTTCCTGACCCTGGGGACGCTGGTCATTCTCATCTTCCCACCCATGGTCTTCAGCCATGTGGAGGGCTGGAGCTTCAGCGAGGGCTTCTACTTTGCTTTCATCACTCTCAGCACCACTGGCTTCAGGGACTATGTTGTTG GCACAGACCCCAGCAAGCATTATATCTCAGTGTACCGGAGCCTGGCAGCCATCTGGATCCTCCTGGGCGTGGCGTGGCTGGCGCTGATCCTCCCACTGGGCCCCCTGCTTCTGCACAGATGCTGCCAGCTCTGGCTGTTCA GTCTGAGGCAAGGCTGTGGAGCCAAGGAGGCTCCAGGCAGGAGACCCAGGGGAGGCTCTACAGCAGCAAGAGGAGTCCAAGTCACACCCCAGGACTTCCCCATATCCAAGAAAGGACTGGGAAGCTGA
- the KCNK16 gene encoding potassium channel subfamily K member 16 isoform X5: MEQFVQVIMEAWVKGVNPKGNSTNPSNWDFGSSFFFAGTVITTIGYGNLAPSTEAGQVFCVFYALLGIPLNVIFLNHLGTGLRAHLATIERWEDQPRRSQVLQVLGLALFLTLGTLVILIFPPMVFSHVEGWSFSEGFYFAFITLSTTGFRDYVVGLRQGCGAKEAPGRRPRGGSTAARGVQVTPQDFPISKKGLGS; the protein is encoded by the exons ATGGAGCAGTTTGTGCAG GTCATCATGGAAGCCTGGGTGAAAGGTGTGAACCCCAAAGGCAACTCCACCAACCCCAGCAACTGGGACTTTGGCAGCAGTTTCTTCTTTGCAGGCACAGTCATCACCACCATAG GATATGGGAACCTGGCACCCAGCACAGAGGCAGGTCAGGTCTTCTGTGTCTTCTACGCCCTGTTGGGCATCCCGCTTAACGTGATCTTCCTCAACCACCTGGGCACGGGGCTGCGTGCCCACCTGGCCACCATTGAGAGATGGGAGGACCAGCCCAGGCGCTCCCAG gtCCTGCAAGTCCTGGGCCTGGCTCTGTTCCTGACCCTGGGGACGCTGGTCATTCTCATCTTCCCACCCATGGTCTTCAGCCATGTGGAGGGCTGGAGCTTCAGCGAGGGCTTCTACTTTGCTTTCATCACTCTCAGCACCACTGGCTTCAGGGACTATGTTGTTG GTCTGAGGCAAGGCTGTGGAGCCAAGGAGGCTCCAGGCAGGAGACCCAGGGGAGGCTCTACAGCAGCAAGAGGAGTCCAAGTCACACCCCAGGACTTCCCCATATCCAAGAAAGGACTGGGAAGCTGA
- the KCNK16 gene encoding potassium channel subfamily K member 16 isoform X3 codes for MPSAGLCSCWGGRVLPLLLAYVCYLLLGATIFQLLERQAEAQSRDQFQLEKLRFLEDYTCLDQWAMEQFVQVIMEAWVKGVNPKGNSTNPSNWDFGSSFFFAGTVITTIGYGNLAPSTEAGQVFCVFYALLGIPLNVIFLNHLGTGLRAHLATIERWEDQPRRSQVLQVLGLALFLTLGTLVILIFPPMVFSHVEGWSFSEGFYFAFITLSTTGFRDYVVGTDPSKHYISVYRSLAAIWILLGVAWLALILPLGPLLLHRCCQLWLFSRGLSVKDGAASDPNGLPRPQKIPISA; via the exons ATGCCCAGTGCTGGGCTCTGCAGCTGCTGGGGTGGCCGGGTGCTGCCCCTGCTGCTGGCCTATGTCTGCTACCTGCTGCTCGGTGCCACTATCTTCCAGCTGCTAGAGAGGCAGGCGGAGGCTCAGTCCAGGGACCAGTTTCAGTTGGAGAAGCTGCGCTTCCTGGAGGACTACACCTGCCTGGACCAGTGGGCCATGGAGCAGTTTGTGCAG GTCATCATGGAAGCCTGGGTGAAAGGTGTGAACCCCAAAGGCAACTCCACCAACCCCAGCAACTGGGACTTTGGCAGCAGTTTCTTCTTTGCAGGCACAGTCATCACCACCATAG GATATGGGAACCTGGCACCCAGCACAGAGGCAGGTCAGGTCTTCTGTGTCTTCTACGCCCTGTTGGGCATCCCGCTTAACGTGATCTTCCTCAACCACCTGGGCACGGGGCTGCGTGCCCACCTGGCCACCATTGAGAGATGGGAGGACCAGCCCAGGCGCTCCCAG gtCCTGCAAGTCCTGGGCCTGGCTCTGTTCCTGACCCTGGGGACGCTGGTCATTCTCATCTTCCCACCCATGGTCTTCAGCCATGTGGAGGGCTGGAGCTTCAGCGAGGGCTTCTACTTTGCTTTCATCACTCTCAGCACCACTGGCTTCAGGGACTATGTTGTTG GCACAGACCCCAGCAAGCATTATATCTCAGTGTACCGGAGCCTGGCAGCCATCTGGATCCTCCTGGGCGTGGCGTGGCTGGCGCTGATCCTCCCACTGGGCCCCCTGCTTCTGCACAGATGCTGCCAGCTCTGGCTGTTCAGTAGGGGCCTCAGCGTCAAGGATGGGGCAGCCTCTGACCCCAATGGGCTCCCCAGACCTCAGAAGATCCCCATCTCTGCATGA
- the KCNK16 gene encoding potassium channel subfamily K member 16 isoform X1: MPSAGLCSCWGGRVLPLLLAYVCYLLLGATIFQLLERQAEAQSRDQFQLEKLRFLEDYTCLDQWAMEQFVQVIMEAWVKGVNPKGNSTNPSNWDFGSSFFFAGTVITTIGYGNLAPSTEAGQVFCVFYALLGIPLNVIFLNHLGTGLRAHLATIERWEDQPRRSQVLQVLGLALFLTLGTLVILIFPPMVFSHVEGWSFSEGFYFAFITLSTTGFRDYVVGHPLNFITLSGLLPSQEPFQTPHGKPESQQIPGSFQKVSSMNVWPLSGMHSPGLAFPLPDCNMPDQKERFRPLHPGAWKCWPLPLPSSNSKWAPMWLGSSAQV; encoded by the exons ATGCCCAGTGCTGGGCTCTGCAGCTGCTGGGGTGGCCGGGTGCTGCCCCTGCTGCTGGCCTATGTCTGCTACCTGCTGCTCGGTGCCACTATCTTCCAGCTGCTAGAGAGGCAGGCGGAGGCTCAGTCCAGGGACCAGTTTCAGTTGGAGAAGCTGCGCTTCCTGGAGGACTACACCTGCCTGGACCAGTGGGCCATGGAGCAGTTTGTGCAG GTCATCATGGAAGCCTGGGTGAAAGGTGTGAACCCCAAAGGCAACTCCACCAACCCCAGCAACTGGGACTTTGGCAGCAGTTTCTTCTTTGCAGGCACAGTCATCACCACCATAG GATATGGGAACCTGGCACCCAGCACAGAGGCAGGTCAGGTCTTCTGTGTCTTCTACGCCCTGTTGGGCATCCCGCTTAACGTGATCTTCCTCAACCACCTGGGCACGGGGCTGCGTGCCCACCTGGCCACCATTGAGAGATGGGAGGACCAGCCCAGGCGCTCCCAG gtCCTGCAAGTCCTGGGCCTGGCTCTGTTCCTGACCCTGGGGACGCTGGTCATTCTCATCTTCCCACCCATGGTCTTCAGCCATGTGGAGGGCTGGAGCTTCAGCGAGGGCTTCTACTTTGCTTTCATCACTCTCAGCACCACTGGCTTCAGGGACTATGTTGTTG GCCACCCCCTTAACTTCATCACTCTTTCTGGGCTCCTGCCTTCTCAAGAGCCTTTCCAAACACCCCATGGGAAGCCAGAGAGCCAGCAGATCCCAGGATCCTTCCAGAAAGTGAGCTCCATGAACGTCTGGCCTCTCTCAGGAATGCATTCTCCAGGTCTGGCCTTTCCCCTGCCAGATTGCAACATGCCTGACCAGAAGGAGAGATTTAGACCACTCCATCCCGGGGCCTGGAAATGTTGGCCTTTGCCTCTCCCATCGTCCAACAGCAAGTGGGCTCCTATGTGGCTGGGTTCCTCTGCACAGGTCTGA
- the KCNK16 gene encoding potassium channel subfamily K member 16 isoform X4: MPSAGLCSCWGGRVLPLLLAYVCYLLLGATIFQLLERQAEAQSRDQFQLEKLRFLEDYTCLDQWAMEQFVQVIMEAWVKGVNPKGNSTNPSNWDFGSSFFFAGTVITTIGYGNLAPSTEAGQVFCVFYALLGIPLNVIFLNHLGTGLRAHLATIERWEDQPRRSQVLQVLGLALFLTLGTLVILIFPPMVFSHVEGWSFSEGFYFAFITLSTTGFRDYVVGLRQGCGAKEAPGRRPRGGSTAARGVQVTPQDFPISKKGLGS; encoded by the exons ATGCCCAGTGCTGGGCTCTGCAGCTGCTGGGGTGGCCGGGTGCTGCCCCTGCTGCTGGCCTATGTCTGCTACCTGCTGCTCGGTGCCACTATCTTCCAGCTGCTAGAGAGGCAGGCGGAGGCTCAGTCCAGGGACCAGTTTCAGTTGGAGAAGCTGCGCTTCCTGGAGGACTACACCTGCCTGGACCAGTGGGCCATGGAGCAGTTTGTGCAG GTCATCATGGAAGCCTGGGTGAAAGGTGTGAACCCCAAAGGCAACTCCACCAACCCCAGCAACTGGGACTTTGGCAGCAGTTTCTTCTTTGCAGGCACAGTCATCACCACCATAG GATATGGGAACCTGGCACCCAGCACAGAGGCAGGTCAGGTCTTCTGTGTCTTCTACGCCCTGTTGGGCATCCCGCTTAACGTGATCTTCCTCAACCACCTGGGCACGGGGCTGCGTGCCCACCTGGCCACCATTGAGAGATGGGAGGACCAGCCCAGGCGCTCCCAG gtCCTGCAAGTCCTGGGCCTGGCTCTGTTCCTGACCCTGGGGACGCTGGTCATTCTCATCTTCCCACCCATGGTCTTCAGCCATGTGGAGGGCTGGAGCTTCAGCGAGGGCTTCTACTTTGCTTTCATCACTCTCAGCACCACTGGCTTCAGGGACTATGTTGTTG GTCTGAGGCAAGGCTGTGGAGCCAAGGAGGCTCCAGGCAGGAGACCCAGGGGAGGCTCTACAGCAGCAAGAGGAGTCCAAGTCACACCCCAGGACTTCCCCATATCCAAGAAAGGACTGGGAAGCTGA